A region from the Pirellulales bacterium genome encodes:
- a CDS encoding helix-turn-helix domain-containing protein, which produces MDTSATGAGKSYADFRAMEKAGTSLTVLATHKNCKETQGDLCRRGLDAAAYPQLSRKMCQNYDEAVEAVNCGLSASSAVCPDCRFKLTCDYVDLRDEAEKAAHRIATHSRAAMGFKELADGRKYIAIHEDPASLLRPTIDVSSVTHLKSVARIADQACGKAWELEDQDSRHWFQRMREAAEFLMEKLTTAQSTHLLPMPAGAGKQPRAADAKLYRAIQALGVYPNGEAVRVCKAIAAGELHELTVRVDNAFGPGGKVTEHRAVLAVWKTPLPDNATIWMCDATATVEEIERLAGCPVVNKTPSGTLAERHPVVQVPLDIKKRSSATVAMSTLRAVMTGMAGFNRVGIICHREHISAIRGTAKDGINLDESLRRRIVKIEHFHSGAGRGSNDWYTECDAIIVFGTPRVPPRTIKERLIRIGLHQAAARDEKWTAWGKDCWSGLTLSGRRKSVYCLGYRDRDWRDAYNAIVRSELRQSAGRGRAVCENGVPVVIISTEEIGARLADFQILPISESAAEILNAIQKINADRLSQPLPTGEQLSQPISTGTVAELTQPFSIAIIVENGCYKADPVSTVEIATFLEITPQAVRKHLENLESGGFVKRIGERGGWVLSTIDIFRPAQFEKSAAAVAVAVESVDEYIEWPT; this is translated from the coding sequence TTGGACACCTCGGCGACCGGCGCCGGGAAGTCTTATGCAGATTTTCGGGCAATGGAGAAAGCCGGTACCAGCCTGACGGTATTGGCTACGCACAAAAACTGCAAGGAAACACAAGGCGATTTATGCAGACGCGGGTTAGATGCAGCCGCTTATCCACAGTTAAGCAGAAAGATGTGTCAGAATTATGACGAGGCGGTTGAAGCGGTGAATTGCGGATTGTCGGCGTCGTCGGCTGTTTGCCCAGATTGCCGGTTTAAGTTGACGTGCGATTACGTTGATTTGAGAGACGAAGCAGAAAAGGCCGCTCATCGGATCGCGACGCACTCTCGAGCCGCGATGGGATTCAAAGAGCTTGCCGATGGCCGAAAATACATCGCCATCCATGAAGACCCCGCCAGTCTCCTACGGCCAACGATCGACGTTTCGAGTGTCACTCACCTAAAAAGCGTGGCAAGGATTGCGGACCAGGCTTGCGGCAAGGCGTGGGAGCTCGAAGACCAGGACAGTCGACATTGGTTTCAGCGGATGCGGGAAGCGGCCGAGTTTCTAATGGAGAAACTTACTACAGCTCAATCGACGCACCTTTTGCCAATGCCTGCCGGCGCCGGCAAGCAGCCCAGGGCGGCCGATGCAAAGCTTTATCGGGCAATACAGGCACTCGGGGTTTATCCAAATGGCGAAGCCGTTCGCGTCTGTAAGGCTATCGCGGCTGGCGAATTGCACGAACTGACCGTCCGCGTCGATAACGCTTTTGGGCCCGGCGGCAAGGTAACCGAGCATCGGGCCGTTCTCGCCGTCTGGAAAACGCCACTCCCAGACAATGCAACCATCTGGATGTGCGACGCGACGGCGACGGTCGAAGAGATCGAGCGGCTTGCCGGTTGTCCTGTGGTCAACAAGACGCCATCGGGCACGCTAGCGGAGCGACATCCAGTCGTGCAGGTCCCGCTTGATATTAAGAAACGATCGTCGGCCACGGTGGCGATGTCGACGCTTCGGGCGGTCATGACCGGCATGGCCGGATTTAATCGAGTCGGGATCATATGCCACCGCGAGCACATTTCCGCGATTCGTGGCACCGCCAAGGATGGGATAAACCTCGACGAGTCATTGCGACGGCGAATTGTGAAAATCGAGCACTTCCACAGCGGCGCTGGCCGTGGTTCGAACGACTGGTACACGGAATGCGACGCAATAATCGTTTTTGGGACGCCGAGAGTGCCCCCGCGGACGATCAAAGAGCGGTTGATTCGCATTGGTCTGCACCAGGCGGCGGCGCGCGATGAGAAATGGACCGCATGGGGAAAAGACTGCTGGTCCGGCCTGACGCTCTCAGGACGACGCAAATCAGTCTACTGTCTCGGATATCGCGATCGCGACTGGCGCGACGCCTACAACGCTATCGTTCGGTCTGAGTTGCGGCAATCGGCAGGCCGCGGCCGCGCGGTTTGCGAAAATGGGGTCCCGGTCGTAATTATCTCGACGGAAGAAATCGGCGCTCGGCTTGCAGATTTTCAAATTTTGCCAATTTCAGAATCTGCGGCCGAAATTTTAAACGCGATTCAGAAAATCAATGCGGATAGGTTATCGCAACCACTTCCTACAGGAGAGCAGTTATCGCAACCAATCTCTACAGGAACTGTTGCCGAGCTAACGCAACCATTCTCTATAGCTATTATTGTAGAGAATGGTTGCTATAAGGCCGATCCGGTCAGCACGGTTGAAATTGCGACGTTTTTGGAAATTACACCGCAGGCCGTTAGGAAACATTTAGAGAATTTGGAATCCGGCGGTTTTGTAAAACGCATCGGTGAACGTGGCGGATGGGTTTTGTCGACGATTGATATTTTCAGGCCGGCCCAATTTGAAAAGAGCGCCGCCGCGGTCGCGGTCGCCGTTGAATCGGTTGATGAATATATCGAGTGGCCGACTTGA